One genomic segment of Hydrogenobacter sp. includes these proteins:
- a CDS encoding MFS transporter translates to MHKEFTSQEIKAVLGITFAVAVRMLGLFLLLPVLSPYLKTLEGASPQLIGLAIGIYGFAQAFLQIPFGYLSDKYGRKPIIVFGMITYIIGSLMGGLATNIWSMVVARFVQGFGAVSSAMIALAADLTREEVRTRAFAHIGASIGIVFALSITLAPVLAGYIGVPSLFFLTAFLSLLATLYLAFFIPEPKVHAQDREIKPSLRNFAILLTDKNQLMLNFSIGILHAFLVSIFTVIPYEFVYTYDFPKPKHWEVYLPAVLISLIIMVPSTIVAEKRGKFREVFILGILSILVGFLFHDLVKGFWGSVLLVLFFFIGFHLLEPIIPSLLTKLTHRDLRGLSLGFFNTNQFLGAFVGGLWGGLTLKYGIQYLLVSAVIVCVLWSVFTYLWFSSLYSEGKLGNSSL, encoded by the coding sequence ATGCACAAGGAATTTACATCTCAAGAGATAAAGGCTGTCTTGGGTATAACCTTTGCTGTAGCAGTTAGGATGCTCGGTCTTTTTTTACTTTTACCCGTCTTATCACCATACCTGAAAACTCTTGAAGGTGCTTCTCCTCAGCTTATAGGTCTTGCCATAGGGATATACGGCTTCGCACAAGCCTTTTTGCAGATACCTTTTGGATACCTCTCTGATAAGTACGGTAGAAAGCCTATTATAGTTTTTGGAATGATCACTTACATAATTGGCAGTCTTATGGGTGGGCTTGCTACCAACATATGGAGTATGGTAGTGGCAAGGTTCGTGCAGGGTTTTGGTGCTGTATCTTCCGCAATGATCGCTTTAGCCGCAGATCTGACAAGGGAAGAGGTGAGAACGAGAGCTTTTGCCCACATAGGTGCATCCATAGGTATAGTCTTTGCTTTGAGTATAACCCTTGCTCCCGTACTCGCAGGATACATAGGTGTCCCCTCTCTGTTTTTTCTAACTGCCTTTCTTAGCCTGCTGGCAACCTTATACTTAGCTTTTTTCATACCAGAACCTAAAGTCCACGCTCAAGACAGGGAGATAAAACCATCTTTACGGAACTTCGCTATACTGCTCACAGATAAGAATCAGCTCATGCTTAATTTCTCCATAGGTATACTTCACGCTTTCTTAGTTTCCATATTCACGGTTATACCGTACGAATTCGTTTACACCTATGATTTCCCCAAGCCTAAGCATTGGGAAGTTTATCTGCCCGCAGTTTTGATATCCTTGATAATAATGGTACCTTCCACCATAGTGGCGGAAAAAAGGGGTAAGTTTAGAGAAGTTTTTATTTTAGGTATACTTTCCATACTTGTAGGCTTTTTATTTCATGACCTTGTGAAGGGTTTTTGGGGAAGCGTACTTCTGGTACTTTTCTTTTTTATAGGTTTTCACCTGCTTGAACCTATAATACCTTCCCTTCTTACCAAGCTAACGCACAGGGATCTCAGGGGTCTGTCTTTGGGATTTTTCAACACGAACCAGTTTCTCGGAGCCTTTGTAGGAGGTCTTTGGGGTGGACTTACCCTTAAGTATGGTATCCAGTATCTACTTGTGTCTGCAGTCATCGTGTGTGTGCTCTGGTCTGTTTTCACTTATCTGTGGTTCAGTAGCCTCTATTCAGAAGGTAAGCTCGGCAATAGCAGTCTTTAG
- a CDS encoding archaemetzincin family Zn-dependent metalloprotease, with the protein MYIYLVTFGNIEKRLLFGIAKNVKETFGFEVRLSSVASPLKHAYDHERKQYVGEKILDYLSTLNYPELLKILALISWDMYAEGFNFVFGLAKIQGREAIVSTFRLFSRDERLFFERVFKEVNHELGHTFGLGHCPDRRCVMSFSNSIDDTDHKSKNFCTSCKTKLKTAIAELTF; encoded by the coding sequence ATGTACATATATCTTGTGACTTTCGGAAATATAGAAAAGAGATTGCTTTTTGGAATTGCCAAGAATGTGAAGGAAACTTTCGGTTTTGAGGTGAGATTATCCTCTGTGGCATCCCCTTTGAAACATGCCTACGATCATGAAAGGAAGCAGTACGTAGGAGAAAAGATCCTTGACTATCTTTCAACCTTGAACTATCCAGAACTTCTGAAGATCTTGGCTTTGATAAGTTGGGATATGTATGCGGAAGGCTTTAACTTCGTGTTTGGGCTTGCAAAGATCCAAGGTAGAGAAGCTATAGTAAGCACTTTTAGACTATTTTCGCGCGATGAACGCCTTTTCTTTGAAAGGGTTTTCAAAGAGGTGAATCATGAACTTGGACACACCTTCGGTCTTGGACATTGTCCCGATCGTAGATGCGTTATGAGTTTCTCAAACTCCATTGACGATACGGATCACAAAAGTAAAAACTTCTGTACCTCTTGTAAAACTAAGCTAAAGACTGCTATTGCCGAGCTTACCTTCTGA